A segment of the Nostoc sp. TCL26-01 genome:
CCCATTGGCCGTTCAACAATTCACTACCGTTCTGTTGCACCAGATGATACAGTCAAGTATCTCCTGCAACTAGCAGATGGGCAAATTGTCGAAACCGTGGGTATTCCCACAGACAAACGCTTAACAGTCTGTGTGTCTACCCAAGTAGGTTGTCCGATGGCTTGTGATTTTTGCGCTACTGGTAAAGGTGGCTACAAACGTAACTTAGGCAGACATGAAATTGTTGATCAAGTATTGACTGTTCAAGAAGATTTTCAACAACGGGTGAGTCATGTTGTGTTTATGGGTATGGGTGAACCATTGTTGAATACAGATAATGTTTTAGGGGCGGTTAGATCCTTAAATCAAGATGTCGGAATTGGACAGCGATCGCTCACTGTCTCTACAGTAGGGATACGCGATCGTATTCGTCAATTAGCTCAACACCATCTGCAAGTCACCCTTGCCGTTAGTCTCCACGCACCCAACCAAGCATTACGCGAACAACTCATCCCCAGCGCCCACTCCTACCCCATAGAAGATTTGCTAGCTGAATGCCGAGAATATGTAGCTATCACCGGCAGACGTATATCTTTTGAATATATCTTGTTAGCTGGGGTCAATGATTTACCAGAACACGCCTTAGAATTGTCAAGGCGATTGCGGGGTTTTCAAAATCATGTTAATTTGATTCCCTATAATCCTATCCAAGAAGTTGATTACAAACGCCCTAACCGCCAGCAAATTCAGTCGTTTGTCCAAATTCTCCAAGAACAAAAAATTGCTGTGAGTGTGCGTTACTCTCGTGGTTTAGAAGCTGATGCAGCTTGTGGACAACTCCGCAGTAGTAACGCGGGTAATTCGTAATTCGTAATGACGCTCTTTCGCTCTTAGCGTCTCCCCTTGGGAGAAGACTCGCTCTAAGCGAAGCTATGCCGTTCGCGTTAGCGTCTCTGAAAGAGAAGGCTTTACGCTACGCTAACGTAATTCGTAATTACGTATTGAGTTATAGAGTTTCTCGTTCACGTGAGGTACATCCGTAGGGGCAATACCCTGCACATTGGTGTCAACTTAACGTGAAAGCTGCTTGGTGACAACGTTTTTCCCTCACCCCCAACCCCTCTCCCACATTTGGGAGAGGGGAGTCAGGCATTCTTGTCCCCCTTCTCCCATGTTTGGGAGAAGGGGTTAGGGGATGAGGGCGAGATCATCTGGGTTCAACGCCAGCTTCATCTAGCTTTTTCCTGAAGTTGACATCAATGTACCCTGCTTTAAGCCTTCGGCTAAATGAATTGCTCCTACACCTTGCGATATAATTTTGTACCGCATCTGAGTGGGAAACGCTATAAATAACAAAAATATTATCTGCTACTCACATTGAGAGGGCCGCGAGTTACGCCTAATTGATTTTGTAATTTCAATTCTCGCCAGAGTTGAGAACCTGTTATTTCACCTTGGAGTAACTGACTGTAGCTTTGTATTGTTTTATGTACCTGTTCTGGTGTTTCATTGACAAACTCTAGGCGGAAGTGACGCAAACCTAGCTTTATGAGTCCCTGTACGTATTCTGCTCCCGTTTGGGCTGTGCCGTTAAATACAGTATTTCGGCAACCCGCATCTGCTTGCAAGACGTGTTCACTACCTACCCTATCCCTTAATTTTACCTCATGCTGTTCACAGGGTCGTCCACAGTTAGTATGGTCTGTTCCCGTGGAGAGGAAAGCACAAAAGACGCAATGTTCCATGTGAAACATGGGTATATGTTGATGTATTGTCACCTCGAACCATTGGGGCGGACAACTGGTAAGTAAATCTTCTATTTGAGTAATATTGAGATCATAGGATGCTGTCAACCGTTCTAACCCAAAGCGTTGCTGAAAGTAATCTGCTGTCAAGGGGTTGGCAACATTCAAAGAAAAATCCCCCACACAACGTTCACCTGCAAAGTATGCCAAATGATCATAGTTGCGTATGAGATAGCCATCAGCGTTAGAAGCGCGGACTTGTTGCAAAATCCAATTTTCCCCAGGTTTAGTAATTCGCGGTGGGGCGACGTAGATTTTGGGGAGAGGGGGGGAGACAGAATTATTTCCTTGCCTCATTGTTCCATTTTGAATTTTGAATTTTGTTAGCGCAGCGTTAGCGAGTCCGCGAGCGTCATTTTGAATTGATTTGTTCTCTTGTCTTACCTCATGCACCATCCGCACAGCTTCTCGATAAGCGCGGGGATTTTCAAATTCGCAGTAGAGAATTTCAACGTTATTTTGTAGGGCTACTTGGAGTTGTTTGAGGTTGCGAACTAAGACAATGAGAACAGGAGATGTGAGGGATGGGGCAGATTTGGGGGGAAGTAAGTCTTGGTAGGAATTGTGAGGGTTTAATTGCCAGAGTTTAGGCTGACGGCGTAACTTTTCTAACTGGGTAACAATTTCCCGCCGCATACGATTTAACTCACTGACAGGAACCATCACCGCACCATTGAGATGATTCGTTAATGTTCCTAAATGAAAAGAAGTATTACCCAGACGACCAAACTGTTCTTGCAAGCGTTCTGTGTCTAAGGGTTTGGTGTGAGCTGCCACTAAAGATACAGCAGATTCTACTTGGACAATGTTACCAAATTCATCGCGGGCGATCGCTATCAACGGTTGACCAATTTCACCATAAATTTCCAGATTAATCGGCCGCTGAAATTGGGGATTTTCCCCAGCAAAACTTTGTCGTAGTTGTTTATCAAGTTCTGGGTCACTAGTCTTCCACAGCTTATCACCCACATGAACCCGGCGGAAGTTAACATCACTCCGACCAAAACTTAAGACTGTTTCTTTACCCTGCTGTACCACACCATAAATTCGTCCCCCTTCTTCTTTCCCCTCTGGATGTCCACAGTCAAACACCACACCATCACCGGGTTTCACAGGGGCTTCTAGTCTAACTATCACCTCTTCGTTGCGGATGCGGCTAACTTCCCCTAAATAAACTCCCCGCTTCTTCCCAAAGTGGGCATGGACTAGTTCTTGATTGTTAATTCCTCTAAACCAACCTGTGTATAATCCACGAGAAAAAGCCATTTCTAAGTTGTAGTGTTCTTGACTTCTCCCCGACGCAGCCAGAGAAGTCTTTTTTCCCCCTTCCCTAGTAGGGAAGGGGGTTAGGGGGTTAGGTTCCTCCGATCTCCCCATCACTTGATCCAAAGCTTGCCGATACACACGAGTCACATTAGCTACATATTCTGGTGCTTTCAACCGTCCTTCAATCTTGAGACTAGTTACACCTGACTTCACCAAATCTGGCAATACTTCCAACCCAGCCAAATCTTGAGGACTGAGTAAATATTTGCGTTCTTGTAAATCGACAATTTCCCCATCGGCAATTAAATCATAAGGCATTCGACAAGCTTGGGCGCACTCACCCCGATTAGCCGAACGTCCTCCCAACGCTTCACTTGTCAAACACTGACCAGAATAGGCGACACACAAAGCTCCGTGAACAAACACCTCCAAGGGTAAAGCAGTCGCCCGTTGGCAAATCTGCTGCTGAATTTGGTTAATTTCCTTGAGGGAACATTCACGGGCG
Coding sequences within it:
- the rlmN gene encoding 23S rRNA (adenine(2503)-C(2))-methyltransferase RlmN, which codes for MSVTPLTSPINISQETTIPPLLGASVAELSAWVQQQGQPTYRGKQLHEWIYQKGVRSLADISVFSKQWRAELAEIPIGRSTIHYRSVAPDDTVKYLLQLADGQIVETVGIPTDKRLTVCVSTQVGCPMACDFCATGKGGYKRNLGRHEIVDQVLTVQEDFQQRVSHVVFMGMGEPLLNTDNVLGAVRSLNQDVGIGQRSLTVSTVGIRDRIRQLAQHHLQVTLAVSLHAPNQALREQLIPSAHSYPIEDLLAECREYVAITGRRISFEYILLAGVNDLPEHALELSRRLRGFQNHVNLIPYNPIQEVDYKRPNRQQIQSFVQILQEQKIAVSVRYSRGLEADAACGQLRSSNAGNS
- a CDS encoding U32 family peptidase; the protein is MKRSDPNSQLLQRPEILAPAGNWECAKAAVENGADAIYFGLDRFNARMRAQNFTEADLPALMAFLHLRGVKGYVTVNTLIFPQELIEAQQYLRTIIAAGVDAVIVQDVGICRLIRHLSPDFPIHASTQMTITSAAGVEFAQSLGCQLVVLARECSLKEINQIQQQICQRATALPLEVFVHGALCVAYSGQCLTSEALGGRSANRGECAQACRMPYDLIADGEIVDLQERKYLLSPQDLAGLEVLPDLVKSGVTSLKIEGRLKAPEYVANVTRVYRQALDQVMGRSEEPNPLTPFPTREGGKKTSLAASGRSQEHYNLEMAFSRGLYTGWFRGINNQELVHAHFGKKRGVYLGEVSRIRNEEVIVRLEAPVKPGDGVVFDCGHPEGKEEGGRIYGVVQQGKETVLSFGRSDVNFRRVHVGDKLWKTSDPELDKQLRQSFAGENPQFQRPINLEIYGEIGQPLIAIARDEFGNIVQVESAVSLVAAHTKPLDTERLQEQFGRLGNTSFHLGTLTNHLNGAVMVPVSELNRMRREIVTQLEKLRRQPKLWQLNPHNSYQDLLPPKSAPSLTSPVLIVLVRNLKQLQVALQNNVEILYCEFENPRAYREAVRMVHEVRQENKSIQNDARGLANAALTKFKIQNGTMRQGNNSVSPPLPKIYVAPPRITKPGENWILQQVRASNADGYLIRNYDHLAYFAGERCVGDFSLNVANPLTADYFQQRFGLERLTASYDLNITQIEDLLTSCPPQWFEVTIHQHIPMFHMEHCVFCAFLSTGTDHTNCGRPCEQHEVKLRDRVGSEHVLQADAGCRNTVFNGTAQTGAEYVQGLIKLGLRHFRLEFVNETPEQVHKTIQSYSQLLQGEITGSQLWRELKLQNQLGVTRGPLNVSSR